A single genomic interval of Dysidea avara chromosome 8, odDysAvar1.4, whole genome shotgun sequence harbors:
- the LOC136263520 gene encoding uncharacterized protein, giving the protein MSAAAAVCSTSLGKVEITLRIISIVLCMGIVASAAIALSAILSIEDVTDEYEDIGLYRSGAAWLIFAAGVGLIAESIIKILRLLGVISDENITVFGIVDAVISSLLAVSLLAGGAANAKFASANAENYDNIEQFCEINGINSQTEDFCNDVKKLRDSEIAAAVLSFVGMVAFGVLALIMIVTYATKRGGK; this is encoded by the exons ATGAGTGCTGCAGCTGCTGTATGTTCAACTTCCCTTGGAAAGGTGGAAATCACTCTTCGGATAATAAGCATA GTGCTATGTATGGGTATAGTGGCTTCTGCAGCAATTGCATTATCAGCCATTCTTAGTATTGAGGATGTCACTGATGAATATGAAGACATTGGCTTATACAGATCTGGTGCTGCCTGGCTTATTTTTGCAGCTGGAGTAGGTTTAATTGCTGAGTCAATTATAAAAATTCTCCGGTTATTGGGTGTTATTAGTGATGAAAACATCACTGTTTTTGGAATAGTG GATGCAGTGATTAGTAGTCTTTTAGCAGTGTCCCTGCTTGCTGGAGGAGCAGCTAATGCTAAGTTTGCTAGTGCCAATGCTGAGAATTATGATAATATTGAACAGTTTTGTGAAATAAATGGAATTAATTCACAAACAGAAGATTTTTGCAATGATGTAAAAAAGCTTAGAGACTCTGAAATAGCTGCTGCA GTTCTATCATTTGTTGGAATGGTGGCATTTGGAGTATTGGCATTAATCATGATTGTGACATATGCAACTAAAAGAGGAGGAAAATGA